A genome region from Populus alba chromosome 3, ASM523922v2, whole genome shotgun sequence includes the following:
- the LOC118028397 gene encoding uncharacterized protein, with protein MFVNKLWWQWHYRECIDFLPWFWLQGIASTEKMDPLASIEDQFVKLHPCLPVNTRIGIVGGGPSGISAAYALAKLGYQNVTVLEKHHTVGGMCESVDIEGRIYDLGGQVLAKNSAPVIFHLAKEVGSELEEMDSHKLAHIDSSTGKYQDIKVADDYVAVISLTLELQDKAKDSGRIGVHAVSELAADLTPTYLESRGFKSVPKSVAYGYTASGYGFVQDMPYAYIHEFTRTSMAGKIRRFKGGYTSLWQKISESLPIEVNCKTDVLAIRRSSDSVRVDVKRNNGEIQEMEFDKIIISGSFPFRNGNTYRFPAEKSTESETEVMDLSEVERYFFRKVQTIDYYTTVLKIKGLEDMPVGFYYFGEYMEDPATIGHPVAMQKFYADTDIFLFWSYGNSFDIKGPTVAELAKKVVMSMGAKVEEEVLQRRFKYFPHVGSQEMKDGFYDKLESELQGQRNTYYVGGLMAFELTERNSSYAMDLICKHFANNNPVAMFPYVKSLFSLKSDCWDRNPKELGEGLEFPDLSTLDGYLKHWGTESMTKDKTLYTWIGEDGAVVCQRTYAELHAKASCIARKLLTSRKPVIKPGDRVLLVYVPGLDFIDAFFGCLRAKVLPVPVLPPDPLQRGGQALLKIGSIAKSCNAVAILSTLLYHSAVRAGSVKNLISLAGKNGKWPNLPWMHTDSWLKDSKVLAPENIAYESESQPDDLCFLQFTSGSTGDAKGVMITHGGLIHNVKLMKRRYKSTSKTVLVSWLPQYHDMGLIGGLFTALVSGGSAILFSPMTFIKNPLLWLQIMSKYHATHSAGPNFAFELLIRRLEYADKDKVRNFDLSSLIFLMVAAEPVRQRTLKRFVELTRPFGLSQEVMAPGYGLAENCVFVTCAYGEGKPILVDWQGRVCCGYVEPNGEDIDIRIVDPESNEELRESGREGEIWISSPSAGIGYWGREELSQSTFRNVLQNHPGRKYTRTGDLGRIIDGKVFITGRIKDLIIVAGRNIYSTDVEKTVESASELLRPGCCAVIGVPEEVLSSKGISLPDCSDQVGLVVIAEVRDAKHVEKDVVENIRSRVAEEHGVTLASIKLIKPRTISKTTSGKIKRFECLKHFTDGTLNIVPDPFFAKRKLLRSFTTGTSKEGLTPRSRLATSPTPTAKLMNKEIVEFLKGLVSEQTGIPIKNISATESLVSYGIDSIGVVRAAQKLSDFLGVPVGAVDIFTATCIADLASFSENLAMKSQPQLMNSQSYQPEPDIDSAAFDTEVSTTRLISVWFFQLLALVYVCAMLSFPAYFSVSAFTSLLSASHMLNEEFPWWNYLIPLALAPLAWILGIISTCISIAFLGNSFLKPNYALTPEVSIWSIHFVKWWALYKAQEISSKVFAEHLRGTVFLNYWFEMLGAKIGSSVLLDTVDITDPSLVSIGDGAVIAEGALLQSHEVRNGILSFKAIRIGRNSSVGPYAVIQKGSTLGEEADVQPLQKTEGGKAVLKSSKAHNVQKGAMLSDKATYHFMGIYMVGLISTLSAAIIYFLYIWLSQKPASLQHFSFLCISGAFHWTPFTIIAYATMIANVPSNPATFAISVAIVHLAHGLILSLLTCTLTHFLAEKQEKRESHMKAWLRHRITIACHLRFAKLLSGTEAFCIYLRLLGASVGEHCSIRAVNPVSDPELITIGDGVHLGDFSRMIAGFYSSSGFTQGKIEVQDNSVVGSQSLILPGSVVQKDVILGALSVAPANSVLRQGGVYIGSQTPVMIKNTMHALDERIEEMDFKYKKIVGNLAANLAANTLKVKARYFHRIGVGGKGYLKIYDNLKGFPDHKIFQAGKSYPIVVRHSNGMSADDDARIDVRGAAIRILSEDNRSNSSSLLDLTLKTGKALSARTIADFATWLICGLPAREQQVKRAPHIRDAVWMSLRNANSFAELHYYSNICRLFRFSDGQEMYVKFKLRPGDENISEDSGKVEPMGILPPETGAIPRDEKDTRPLLFLAEDFQSRVSSPGGVRYIFQLQIRPVPHDDATCEIALDCTKPWDESEFPYIDIGEIHIDQNLTGAESEALEFNPYIRCHEVDVIRATSSSQSASIDHGRSLIYEICQHLRNGEPLPEAWRIFIEQSDVKVDLSGCPMAAALEKKDSGKVTLARTWYQTLWVIFAQPLLQTFLPYFLMGLLIFAPLNWILLLKESKKVAMHWLLPLVWVSSGVLAALACVVAKWILVGKKKEGQTVHIWSMGVFMDTVWQAFRTVVGDYFMEMTRGSILFLLWLKLMGSDIDLDQGAYVDSMGAALNPEMVEIERGGCVGREALLFGHIYEGDGGKVKFGRIRVGEGGFVGSRAIAMPGVRVEIGGNLSALSLAMKEEIVRSR; from the exons ATGTTTGTTAACAAACTGTGGTGGCAATGGCATTACAGGGAGTGCATTGATTTCCTGCCTTGGTTTTGGCTCCAAG GCATTGCAAGTACTGAAAAGATGGACCCATTAGCATCAATTGAGGATCAATTTGTCAAGCTACATCCATGCCTGCCTGTGAACACAAGAATTGGAATAGTAGGAGGTGGTCCAAGTGGCATATCTGCTGCTTATGCATTGGCAAAGCTTGGTTATCAGAATGTCACAGTGTTAGAGAAGCATCACACTGTGGGTGGCATGTGTGAATCAGTAGACATTGAAG GAAGGATTTATGATCTTGGTGGTCAGGTTTTGGCTAAAAACAGTGCACCTGTCATTTTTCACTTGGCAAAAGAAGTTGGATCAGAACTAGAAGAAATGGATTCCCATAAGCTTGCTCATATTGACAGCTCTACAGGGAAGTATCAGGACATTAAAGTTGCAGATGATTATGTAGCTGTGATCTCACTGACCTTAGAACTGCAG GATAAGGCAAAGGATTCTGGTCGAATTGGAGTCCATGCTGTGAGTGAATTAGCTGCAGACTTGACTCCTACGTATCTCGAGAGTCGTGGATTCAAATCTGTTCCCAAATCTGTGGCTTATGGATATACTGCTTCTGGTTATGGATTTGTTCAAGACATGCCTTATGCATACATTCATGAGTTCACCCGGACTTCCATGGCTGGAAAGATTCGGCGTTTCAAAGGTGGATACACTAGTCTTTGGCAGAAGATCAGTGAATCACTTCCAATTGAGGTTAATTGCAAAACTGATGTGCTGGCCATCAGGCGCAGTTCCGACAGTGTTAGAGTTGATGTTAAAAGAAACAATGGGGAAATTCAAGAAATGGAGTTTGATAAGATAATTATCTCTGGTTCATTTCCTTTCAGAAATGGAAATACTTACAGATTTCCAGCAGAAAAATCTACAG AATCTGAGACTGAAGTGATGGATCTCAGTGAAGTTGAAAGATATTTCTTCAGAAAAGTTCAGACAATCGACTACTACACCACTGTTTTAAAGATCAAAGGGCTAGAAGACATGCCAGTTGGATTTTATTACTTTGGTGAATATATGGAAGATCCTGCAACAATTGGACATCCCGTTGCGATGCAGAAATTCTATGCTGACACAGACATTTTCTTATTTTGGTCCTATGGGAACTCTTTCGATATAAAGGGACCAACAGTCGCTGAGCTAGCCAAGAAGGTAGTCATGTCCATGGGGGCAAAAGTTGAGGAAGAAGTTCTCCAGAGAAGATTCAAGTACTTCCCCCATGTTGGTAGCCAAG aaatgaaGGATGGATTCTATGACAAACTGGAGTCTGAACTTCAAGGCCAGAGGAACACTTACTATGTTGGTGGGCTCATGGCATTTGAACTCACGGAGAGAAATTCATCTTATGCCATGGATCTTATCTGCAAGCATTTTGCAAATAACAACCCAGTAGCTATGTTTCCATATGTTAAG agtttgttttctttgaaatcGGATTGCTGGGATAGAAATCCAAAAGAACTAGGTGAAGGACTGGAGTTTCCTGATCTTTCTACACTTGATGGTTACTTGAAACACTGGGGAACTGAAAGTATGACGAAGGACAAAACACTCTATACCTGGATTGGTGAAGATGGGGCAGTAGTATGTCAAAGAACTTATGCAGAACTTCATGCCAAAGCTTCCTGCATTGCTCGTAAACTCTTGACCAGCCGAAAACCCGTTATCAAGCCCGGTGACCGGGTCCTCTTAGTCTATGTACCAGGGCTGGACTTTATTGATGCCTTTTTTGGGTGCTTAAGAGCCAAGGTCCTACCAGTCCCAGTCCTCCCACCAGATCCTCTGCAAAGAGGTGGGCAAGCACTATTGAAGATTGGAAGCATTGCTAAATCTTGCAATGCAGTTGCAATTCTGTCAACCCTTCTTTATCACTCAGCAGTTCGGGCAGGTTCTGTGAAGAATCTAATCTCATTAGCAGGGAAAAATGGGAAATGGCCGAACCTTCCATGGATGCATACAGATTCTTGGCTAAAGGACTCCAAAGTCCTGGCTCCAGAAAACATAGCATATGAATCTGAATCTCAGCCGGATGATTTGTGTTTTCTGCAGTTCACTTCAGGGTCAACTGGTGATGCTAAAGGTGTAATGATAACTCATGGTGGTCTTATTCACAATGTGAAGTTGATGAAGAGGAGGTATAAGAGCACCTCAAAGACAGTACTAGTCAGCTGGCTTCCGCAATACCATGACATGGGGCTAATTGGTGGACTTTTTACTGCTCTAGTTAGTGGTGGATCAGCAATTTTGTTTTCTCCAATGACTTTTATCAAGAACCCTCTTCTATGGCTTCAGATCATGAGCAAATACCATGCTACTCATAGTGCCGGTCCCAACTTCGCCTTTGAACTGCTAATCCGAAGATTGGAGTATGCTGACAAGGATAAGGTTCGAAACTTTGACctctcttctttgattttcctCATGGTTGCTGCTGAACCAGTGAGGCAGAGAACTTTGAAAAGATTTGTTGAGCTCACTAGGCCTTTTGGTCTTTCGCAAGAAGTAATGGCTCCTGGTTATGGATTGGCCGAGAATTGTGTGTTCGTCACCTGTGCATATGGAGAAGGTAAGCCCATATTGGTAGACTGGCAAGGAAGAGTCTGTTGCGGGTATGTGGAACCAAATGGTGAAGATATTGACATCCGAATAGTCGATCCAGAGTCCAATGAGGAGCTTAGAGAATCTGGAAGGGAAGGAGAGATATGGATTAGTAGTCCGAGTGCTGGAATTGGGTACTGGGGAAGGGAGGAACTCAGCCAAAGTACTTTCAGAAATGTGCTTCAAAATCATCCAGGAAGAAAATATACAAGAACTGGAGACTTGGGACGGATTATTGATGGAAAGGTGTTCATCACGGGAAGAATCAAGGATCTGATTATAGTAGCCGGAAGGAATATTTACTCTACAGATGTAGAGAAAACAGTTGAGAGTGCATCCGAACTTCTACGCCCAGGTTGCTGTGCTGTCATAGGTGTTCCTGAGGAAGTCTTGTCATCAAAAGGGATTTCACTTCCTGATTGTTCTGACCAGGTTGGCTTGGTTGTAATTGCCGAGGTTAGAGATGCTAAGCATGTTGAAAAGGATGTGGTGGAGAACATAAGGAGTCGTGTCGCGGAAGAACATGGGGTGACACTGGCTTCTATCAAGCTGATCAAGCCCAGGACTATCAGCaaaacaacatcaggtaaaatcaAGAGGTTCGAATGCCTCAAACATTTTACTGATGGAACTCTAAACATAGTGCCAGACCCATTTTTTGCAAAACGAAAATTGCTTCGTTCATTTACCACCGGGACATCTAAAGAGGGATTAACTCCTCGATCTCGGCTTGCAACATCTCCTACACCAACTGCCAAATTGATGAATAAAGAAATAGTAGAATTTCTGAAGGGGCTTGTTTCTGAGCAAACAGGAATTCCTATCAAGAATATCTCTGCCACCGAGAGTCTTGTTTCATATGGAATTGACTCGATTGGTGTGGTCAGAGCGGCTCAAAAACTTTCAGATTTCCTCGGTGTGCCAGTTGGTGCAGTAGATATCTTCACTGCCACCTGCATTGCAGACTTGGCAAGCTTCTCAGAGAATCTGGCGATGAAGTCTCAACCTCAGCTCATGAACTCTCAATCCTATCAACCAGAACCTGATATTGATTCTGCTGCGTTTGACACAGAAGTTTCCACGACTCGCCTAATCAGTGTCTGGTTTTTCCAACTTCTTGCCCTTGTTTATGTCTGTGCCATGCTGAGCTTCCCTGCTTATTTTTCAGTTTCGGCTTTCACAAGTTTGCTTTCAGCAAGTCATATGCTAAATGAGGAATTTCCCTGGTGGAATTACTTGATTCCCTTGGCATTGGCTCCTCTTGCTTGGATCCTTGGCATCATTTCTACTTGTATTAGCATTGCTTTCTTGGGGAATTCTTTCTTGAAACCTAACTATGCCCTGACCCCTGAAGTATCTATCTGGTCTATTCACTTTGTCAAGTGGTGGGCACTGTACAAGGCCCAAGAAATCTCTTCAAAAGTTTTTGCAGAGCATTTGAGAGGAACAGTGTTCCTTAATTATTGGTTTGAGATGCTCGGTGCTAAGATCGGATCTTCAGTTTTGCTTGATACAGTTGACATTACAGATCCATCTCTAGTTTCAATTGGAGATGGAGCTGTAATTGCAGAAGGGGCGTTGCTCCAAAGCCATGAGGTAAGGAATGGAATCTTGAGCTTCAAAGCCATTAGAATCGGCCGAAATTCTTCAGTTGGTCCTTACGCTGTAATCCAGAAAGGAAGTACATTGGGAGAAGAAGCAGATGTGCAGCCCTTGCAGAAGACAGAAGGTGGAAAAGCTGTACTCAAATCTAGCAAGGCTCACAATGTTCAGaag GGTGCAATGCTGTCTGATAAGGCCACGTACCACTTCATGGGCATCTACATGGTTGGTCTCATCAGCACTCTCTCAGCAGCCAttatttacttcctttacaTTTGGCTATCTCAAAAGCCTGCCTCCCTTCAACACTTCTCATTTCTCTGCATCTCTGGAGCCTTTCACTGGACTCCATTCACCATCATTGCTTATGCTACAATGATTGCTAATGTCCCATCAAACCCAGCCACCTTTGCAATCTCAGTTGCTATTGTTCACTTGGCTCATGGCCTGATACTCAGCCTCCTCACATGCACTTTGACCCATTTTCTTGctgaaaaacaagagaaaagggAATCCCACATGAAAGCTTGGCTCCGGCATAGAATTACTATTGCCTGCCACCTTAGATTTGCCAAACTCCTGTCAGGAACAGAAGCATTCTGCATTTATTTGCGCCTTTTGGGTGCAAGTGTCGGTGAGCATTGTTCCATCAGGGCTGTCAATCCTGTATCAGACCCAGAGCTCATTACAATTGGTGATGGTGTGCACCTTGGTGACTTCAGTCGGATGATTGCTGGCTTCTATTCATCCAGTGGGTTTACTCAAGGAAAAATTGAAGTGCAGGACAATTCGGTTGTCGGGAGTCAAAGCCTCATCCTCCCTGGTTCGGTTGTTCAAAAGGATGTCATTCTTGGTGCTCTTTCAGTGGCTCCTGCAAATTCAGTTCTTCGACAAGGCGGCGTCTATATTGGATCTCAAACTCCAGTCATGATCAAGAACACCATGCATGCCTTGGATGAGAGGATAGAAGAGATGGATTTCAAATACAAGAAGATAGTTGGCAATTTAGCTGCAAATTTGGCTGCCAATACTCTGAAGGTTAAAGCAAGGTATTTCCATCGAATTGGTGTTGGTGGGAAGGGATACCTGAAGATTTATGACAACCTGAAAGGATTTCCAGACCACAAGATATTCCAGGCTGGGAAGAGCTATCCTATTGTAGTCAGGCATAGCAACGGCATGAGTGCTGATGATGATGCAAGAATCGATGTACGTGGAGCAGCAATAAGAATACTTTCAGAAGACAATAGAAGCAACTCTTCTTCGCTTCTTGATCTAACATTGAAGACAGGCAAGGCATTATCTGCACGCACTATTGCTGATTTTGCAACATGGTTAATTTGTGGACTTCCTGCAAGGGAGCAGCAAGTGAAGCGAGCCCCACATATCCGTGATGCAGTTTGGATGTCTCTGCGCAATGCGAATTCTTTTGCTGAGCTACACTACTACTCAAATATCTGCAGGCTCTTCAGGTTTTCGGACGGACAGGAAATGTATGTGAAATTCAAATTGCGGCCTGGTGACGAAAACATAAGTGAGGATTCAGGTAAAGTTGAGCCTATGGGAATTCTCCCACCAGAAACAGGTGCAATTCCACGGGATGAAAAGGATACTCGTCCCTTACTTTTCCTAGCCGAAGATTTCCAAAGCCGTGTAAGTTCTCCAGGAGGCGTTCGCTACATTTTCCAGCTGCAAATCCGACCTGTTCCACATGATGATGCCACTTGTGAGATTGCACTTGACTGCACCAAACCATGGGATGAGTCTGAATTCCCTTATATTGATATAGGGGAAATTCACATTGATCAAAATCTCACCGGTGCAGAATCAGAAGCACTAGAGTTTAATCCTTATATTCGATGCCATGAGGTGGATGTGATCCGTGCCACTTCATCCTCCCAAAGTGCTTCAATTGATCATGGTCGTTCATTGATATATGAAATTTGTCAGCATTTGAGGAATGGAGAACCACTTCCAGAAGCTTGGAGGATCTTCATAGAGCAAAGTGATGTTAAAGTGGACCTTTCAGGCTGTCCAATGGCAGCAGCATTGGAGAAAAAGGACTCGGGAAAAGTTACACTAGCAAGGACATGGTATCAGACCTTATGGGTCATTTTTGCTCAACCATTGCTGCAAACATTTCTTCCATACTTCCTGATGGGGTTGCTCATCTTTGCTCCACTGAACTGGATTCTTCTCTTGAAGGAAAGCAAGAAAGTCGCAATGCATTGGTTGCTTCCTTTGGTTTGGGTTTCTTCAGGAGTTCTAGCAGCATTAGCATGTGTTGTGGCCAAGTGGATTCTTGtggggaaaaagaaagaaggccAAACAGTACACATTTGGAGCATGGGAGTCTTCATGGACACTGTGTGGCAAGCTTTCAGAACTGTAGTAGGGGACTACTTCATGGAAATGACTAGAGGGTCTATCTTATTTTTGCTATGGCTAAAGCTCATGGGTTCAGACATTGATTTGGACCAAGGAGCCTATGTAGATAGCATGGGAGCAGCATTGAATCCAGAAATGGTGGAGATTGAGAGAGGTGGTTGTGTAGGAAGAGAAGCTTTACTGTTTGGACATATATATGAAGGTGACGGAGGGAAAGTTAAGTTTGGCAGGATAAGAGTTGGAGAAGGTGGATTTGTAGGGAGTAGAGCAATTGCCATGCCTGGTGTTAGAGTAGAGATAGGAGGCAATCTTAGTGCTCTTTCTCTTGCCATGAAAGAAGAAATTGTTAGGTCTAGGTGA
- the LOC118028375 gene encoding multiple C2 domain and transmembrane region protein 5, translating into MQKPPQSIDFALKETSPNIGAGSVTGDKLSCTYDLVEQMQYLYVRVVKAKDLPPKDITGSCDPYVEVKLGNYKGVTKHFEKKSNPEWNQVFAFSKDRIQASVLEVFVKDKDVVLDDLIGRMMFDLNEVPKRVPPDSPLAPQWYRLEDRKGEKIKAGELMLAVWMGTQADEAFPDAWHSDAASVGPDGVNKIRSKVYISPKLWYVRVNVIEAQDLVPSDKSRFPEVFVRGTLGNQVLRTRTSQTKTVNPMWNEDLIFVVAEPFEEPLILTAEDRLGANKDEVLGKCVIHLHLVQRRLDHKPVNTRWFNLEKHVVVDGEQKKETKFASRIHLRICLDGGYHVLDESTHYSSDLRPTAKQLWRSSIGILELGVLSAVGLMPMKKVDDRGTTDAYCVAKYGQKWIRTRTIVDSFNPRWNEQYTWEVFDPCTVITIGVFDNGHIHGGGGGKDSRIGKVRIRLSTLETDRVYTHSYPLLAIQSSGVRKTGEVQLAVRFTCSSLVNMLHMYSHPLLPKMHYVHPLSVMQLDSLRHQAMQIVSMRLSRSEPPLRKEVVEYMLDVDSHMWSMRRSKANFFRIMAVLSGLIAVGKWFDQICNWKNSLTTILIHILFIILVLYPELILPTIFLYLFLIGLWNYRRRPRHPPHMDTRLSHADAAHPDELDEEFDSFPTSRPSDIVRMRYDRLRSIAGRVQTVVGDLATQGERFQSLISWRDPRATTLFVTFCLIAAIVLYVTPFQVLALLIGLYVLRHPRFRHKLPSVPLNFFRRLPARSDSML; encoded by the coding sequence atgcaGAAGCCACCACAATCAATCGACTTTGCTCTAAAGGAGACCTCACCAAACATTGGTGCGGGATCTGTCACAGGAGATAAGCTTTCCTGCACCTATGACCTTGTTGAGCAAATGCAATATCTTTATGTTCGTGTGGTGAAAGCCAAAGATTTGCCTCCCAAAGATATTACTGGTAGTTGTGATCCCTATGTTGAAGTAAAGCTTGGAAATTACAAGGGTGTTACTAAACATTTTGAGAAGAAAAGCAACCCAGAATGGAATCAGGTTTTTGCTTTCTCAAAAGATAGAATTCAAGCTTCAGTTTTGGAGGTGTTTGTGAAGGATAAGGATGTTGTCTTAGATGATTTGATTGGTAGGATGATGTTTGATCTCAATGAAGTGCCAAAACGTGTTCCGCCGGATAGTCCTTTGGCACCACAGTGGTATAGACTGGAAGATAGGAAGGGAGAGAAGATTAAGGCTGGGGAGCTGATGCTGGCTGTTTGGATGGGAACTCAAGCAGATGAGGCATTCCCAGACGCTTGGCATTCAGATGCAGCCAGCGTTGGTCCTGATGGTGTTAACAAAATCCGATCCAAGGTATATATTTCACCCAAGCTTTGGTACGTTAGGGTCAATGTGATTGAAGCTCAGGACTTGGTGCCTAGTGACAAAAGTCGGTTCCCAGAAGTGTTTGTGAGGGGCACCCTTGGAAATCAAGTGTTGAGAACTAGGACATCTCAAACCAAGACTGTCAATCCAATGTGGAATGAGGACTTGATATTTGTAGTTGCTGAACCTTTCGAGGAGCCTTTGATTTTGACCGCCGAAGATAGATTGGGAGCAAATAAAGATGAAGTTCTGGGGAAGTGCGTGATCCATTTGCACCTTGTGCAGAGGAGGCTAGACCACAAGCCAGTTAACACTAGGTGGTTTAATCTTGAGAAGCATGTAGTTGTAGATGgagaacaaaagaaagaaaccaagtTTGCCAGCAGGATTCATTTGAGGATCTGTTTAGATGGAGGGTATCATGTTTTGGATGAATCAACTCACTACAGCAGTGACCTTAGGCCAACAGCAAAGCAGTTATGGAGGTCTAGCATTGGGATCTTGGAACTTGGGGTTCTAAGTGCTGTAGGGCTGATGCCAATGAAGAAAGTGGATGACCGAGGGACGACAGATGCCTACTGTGTAGCTAAATACGGGCAGAAATGGATCCGGACAAGGACAATTGTCGACAGCTTCAACCCAAGGTGGAATGAGCAGTACACATGGGAGGTTTTCGACCCGTGTACTGTCATTACAATTGGGGTTTTTGATAATGGTCACATACACGGTGGTGGAGGGGGGAAAGACTCCAGAATTGGGAAAGTCAGAATTCGTCTATCCACTCTCGAAACTGACAGAGTTTATACACACTCCTATCCTCTTCTGGCCATACAGTCTTCCGGGGTGAGGAAAACAGGTGAAGTTCAGTTAGCTGTGAGGTTCACATGCTCATCTCTGGTCAACATGTTGCACATGTATTCGCATCCATTGTTACCAAAAATGCACTACGTCCATCCATTGTCAGTAATGCAGCTTGATAGCTTGAGGCACCAAGCTATGCAGATTGTGTCCATGAGGCTGAGCAGGTCCGAGCCACCTTTGAGGAAAGAGGTTGTGGAATATATGCTAGATGTAGATTCACATATGTGGAGCATGAGGAGGAGCAAGGCCAACTTTTTCAGAATTATGGCTGTTCTAAGTGGCTTGATTGCTGTTGGGAAATGGTTTGATCAAATCTGCAACTGGAAGAACTCTCTTACCACCATTTTAATTCACATCCTCTTCATAATCTTGGTCCTTTATCCAGAGCTAATACTTCCCACAATTTTCCTCTACCTTTTCCTGATCGGACTCTGGAACTATCGGCGGAGACCAAGACACCCTCCTCACATGGACACCCGACTCTCTCATGCTGATGCTGCTCATCCTGATGAACTTGATGAAGAATTCGATTCATTCCCTACTTCCAGACCATCGGATATCGTCAGAATGCGATACGATCGTCTAAGAAGTATCGCGGGGAGGGTTCAGACTGTGGTCGGTGACCTTGCAACTCAAGGGGAAAGATTTCAGTCTCTGATAAGCTGGAGAGACCCGAGGGCTACCACCTTGTTTGTGACATTCTGTTTAATTGCTGCCATAGTTCTCTATGTCACTCCTTTCCAGGTTCTAGCCCTTCTCATTGGCCTTTATGTCTTGAGACATCCAAGGTTCCGCCACAAGCTCCCTTCCGTCCCCCTCAACTTCTTTAGGAGGTTGCCTGCAAGGTCTGACAGCATGCTATAA